One window of the Megalops cyprinoides isolate fMegCyp1 chromosome 2, fMegCyp1.pri, whole genome shotgun sequence genome contains the following:
- the LOC118770601 gene encoding polymeric immunoglobulin receptor-like: MTPFLPLFLILLFLTGLPGADSVSTVSRVTVQRGGSVTIPCHYDRKYKNNVKYWCQGYFWPSCFVVVRTDSPKNNGKVPITDDPAHQVFTVSMKNLQKRDSGYYWCAVEIGGTETLDDFACLHLTVTAGTPGLWVDQQEVTGVEGGSVRVQCRYSNRGDTKKKWCRSRGSCVAGNSGNVKISDDRLNKVFTVTVRRLERKDTGWYWCAAGDLQIPVHITVTQPTTTVTTTDNDHDSQYIYISSHNHHCHTNESYCRKEPSKDPAGEVTYSSVVLLNPQHRELPKHLCAPTE, encoded by the exons GTGCTGACAGTGTGTCCACAGTGAGCAGGGTAACTGTACAGAGAGGAGGATCTGTCACCATCCCGTGTCACTATGATcgcaaatataaaaacaatgtgaaatactGGTGTCAAGGATATTTCTGGCCTAGTTGTTTTGTTGTAGTACGCACTGACTCTCCAAAGAATAATGGTAAAGTGCCGATCACTGATGACCCCGCCCACCAGGTCTTCACTGTGTCCATGAAGAATCTGCAGAAGCGGGATTCTGGATATTACTGGTGTGCTGTAGAGATTGGTGGAACGGAAACTCTAGATGATTTTGCATGTCTTCACCTAACAGTCACAGCTG GTACTCCAGGGCTTTGGGTGGATCAGCAGGAGGTGACAGGTGTGGAAGGGGGCAGTGTCAGGGTCCAGTGTCGCTATAGCAACCGTGGTGACACGAAGAAAAAGTGGTGCAGGAGTCGGGGCTCCTGTGTagcagggaattctgggaatgtCAAGATCTCAGATGACAGATTGAATAAAGTCTTCACTGTGACAGTGAGGAGGCTGGAGAGGAAGGACACAGGCTGGTACTGGTGTGCTGCTGGAGACCTACAGATCCCTGTTCACATCACGGTCACTCAGCCAACCACTACAGTCACCACAA CAGACAACGACCATGACAGCCAGTACATCTACATCAGCAGCCACAACcatcactgtcacacaaacGAGTCCTACTGTAGAAAAGAG CCCTCTAAGGACCCTGCAGGTGAGGTCACCTACAGCTCAGTTGTTCTGCTCAATCCACAG CACAGGGAGCTACCCAAACACCTCTGCGCTCCCACAGAGTAA